A portion of the Streptomyces sp. NBC_01335 genome contains these proteins:
- a CDS encoding GNAT family N-acetyltransferase, with amino-acid sequence MISVALELTVRDLLHSDLASCGWAGSARHLDGVAKQLDRRRHGEVDYLAICARSGIPIAKGGVDYLAKGGVGTLWQLAVHPALQSCGVGTVLVEAAEQRIRNRGLRQAELGVEEDNPRARALYERLGYRAYGREPDAWDEEAADGTLRRHETMCTMMRKDLS; translated from the coding sequence GTGATCAGTGTCGCCTTGGAACTGACTGTGCGGGACCTGCTGCACTCAGATCTGGCATCGTGCGGCTGGGCGGGGTCCGCCCGCCATCTCGACGGCGTGGCCAAGCAGTTGGACCGCAGGCGGCACGGCGAGGTGGACTACCTGGCTATCTGCGCCCGCTCCGGCATCCCGATCGCCAAGGGTGGTGTCGACTACCTGGCCAAGGGCGGCGTGGGCACTCTCTGGCAACTCGCCGTCCACCCCGCACTGCAGTCCTGCGGCGTGGGCACCGTCCTCGTCGAGGCCGCGGAACAGCGCATCAGGAACCGAGGGCTGCGCCAGGCGGAACTGGGCGTGGAGGAGGACAATCCACGTGCCCGCGCCCTCTACGAGAGGCTGGGCTACCGTGCTTACGGCCGCGAGCCGGACGCATGGGACGAGGAGGCCGCCGACGGGACACTGCGCCGCCACGAAACGATGTGCACCATGATGCGCAAGGATCTCTCGTAG
- a CDS encoding GNAT family N-acetyltransferase — translation MSHPAPAPSVQRVDARHRYEIHVDGVRAGLTAYRDRDGQRVFFHTEIDDAFAGQGLASVLVEQALSDVRASGKRIVPVCPYVAKFLTKQTEFADITDPVTPEVLEWLEAARSH, via the coding sequence ATGAGCCACCCCGCTCCCGCCCCGAGCGTCCAGCGCGTCGACGCCAGGCATCGTTACGAGATCCACGTCGACGGCGTCCGCGCGGGGCTGACCGCCTACCGCGACCGCGACGGCCAGCGCGTCTTCTTCCACACCGAGATCGACGACGCGTTCGCCGGCCAGGGTCTGGCGTCCGTCCTCGTGGAGCAGGCGCTCAGCGACGTACGCGCCTCGGGCAAGCGGATCGTGCCGGTCTGTCCCTACGTGGCGAAGTTCCTCACGAAGCAAACGGAGTTCGCCGACATCACCGACCCGGTCACGCCGGAGGTCCTGGAGTGGCTGGAGGCGGCCCGCTCCCATTGA
- a CDS encoding carboxymuconolactone decarboxylase family protein, with protein MNGTEAARGERRIYIDKQSPKPYHALVATSDAVRTAAEEAGLSRTLVELVNLRVSQINGCAFCLDVHTRAALRAGDTSRRLGVLAAWRDTEVFTAQERAALALAEATTNPADAALQEASYALARETLSDDEIAAVIWVAVTINAFNRVSIMSKHPVRALPGQ; from the coding sequence GTGAACGGCACCGAGGCGGCACGCGGCGAGCGGCGGATCTACATCGACAAGCAGAGCCCGAAGCCCTACCACGCGCTGGTGGCGACCTCCGACGCGGTGCGCACCGCCGCCGAGGAGGCGGGGCTGAGCCGCACCCTGGTGGAACTGGTCAATCTCCGGGTCTCCCAGATCAACGGATGCGCCTTCTGCCTGGACGTGCACACCCGCGCCGCGCTCCGCGCGGGCGACACGAGCCGGCGGCTGGGGGTGCTGGCGGCCTGGCGCGACACCGAGGTGTTCACCGCACAGGAACGCGCCGCCCTGGCCCTGGCGGAAGCGACGACGAACCCCGCCGACGCCGCGCTCCAGGAGGCCTCCTACGCGCTTGCGCGGGAAACCCTCTCCGACGACGAGATCGCGGCCGTGATCTGGGTGGCCGTCACCATCAACGCCTTCAACCGGGTCTCCATCATGAGCAAGCACCCGGTGCGCGCCCTTCCGGGGCAGTGA
- a CDS encoding MraY family glycosyltransferase, protein MNVVGVIISGAVALVITVALTAVVRGLAPVIAAKGGRRRPRRTVGTGVAVVLATTGVMLAAPRLGLPEPGFGVRLLLTASSAVAVVGLVKELRPVGARTELVLHTLLAALVAAFSGLSPVAAVFGAVLVVVLTHALQLLDGSDGTAAGVTVVLAVGLLTCAAVDHHPGTVLLLAVVAASVSGVLPYNWPPARVFYGSCGSRYTGFLLAGSVLLLLAGAPSGSAAWVSVPAVMAVALADLVLVLLSRRKAGRSLLAPGQDHAVHRLRRLRLTPRGAAVTLILATAACTATGTLIHTGVFHPAVGLALPAAVAVAAVALLRVPVYAPPAPRTGVRRKPAGAALSQEAPVAPAAAAPSSTRHKATVPGPTQQGVPEPKPGTPARTTAPHIAATRKPAEGRPADLAGDRR, encoded by the coding sequence GTGAACGTGGTCGGCGTCATCATCTCCGGGGCTGTCGCGCTGGTGATCACCGTGGCACTCACCGCGGTCGTCCGCGGACTTGCCCCGGTCATCGCGGCCAAGGGCGGGCGCCGGAGGCCGCGACGGACCGTCGGGACGGGCGTCGCGGTGGTCCTGGCGACCACCGGCGTCATGCTCGCCGCGCCCCGACTGGGCCTCCCGGAACCCGGGTTCGGCGTGCGCCTCCTCCTCACCGCGTCCTCGGCGGTCGCGGTGGTCGGACTGGTGAAGGAGTTGCGCCCGGTCGGCGCCCGCACGGAACTCGTCCTCCACACCCTCCTGGCCGCTCTCGTCGCGGCGTTCTCCGGGCTCTCCCCGGTGGCAGCGGTGTTCGGAGCCGTACTCGTGGTGGTCCTCACCCACGCGCTCCAACTGCTGGACGGCTCCGACGGCACGGCGGCCGGAGTGACCGTCGTCCTCGCCGTCGGACTGCTCACGTGCGCCGCGGTCGACCACCACCCCGGGACGGTGCTGCTGCTCGCCGTGGTGGCCGCCTCCGTGTCCGGCGTACTGCCGTACAACTGGCCGCCCGCACGCGTCTTCTACGGCTCCTGCGGTTCGCGTTACACGGGCTTCCTGCTGGCGGGCTCCGTCCTGCTGCTGCTCGCCGGCGCGCCGTCCGGGAGCGCCGCGTGGGTCTCCGTACCCGCGGTGATGGCGGTGGCCCTCGCCGATCTGGTCCTCGTCCTGCTGTCCCGGCGGAAGGCGGGCCGGTCCCTCCTGGCGCCGGGACAGGACCACGCCGTGCACCGGCTGCGCCGACTCCGTCTGACGCCCCGGGGAGCTGCCGTCACCCTGATCCTGGCGACGGCCGCCTGCACCGCCACCGGGACGCTGATCCACACCGGCGTGTTCCACCCGGCGGTCGGCCTGGCACTGCCCGCGGCCGTCGCGGTCGCAGCCGTGGCCCTGCTGCGCGTACCGGTGTACGCGCCGCCCGCGCCCCGTACAGGTGTCCGCCGCAAGCCCGCCGGCGCCGCCCTCTCCCAGGAAGCCCCGGTGGCACCGGCGGCCGCAGCGCCCTCCTCCACGCGTCACAAGGCCACCGTGCCCGGCCCCACGCAGCAGGGCGTCCCCGAGCCGAAGCCGGGAACGCCCGCCCGCACCACCGCGCCGCACATCGCCGCCACCAGGAAGCCGGCCGAGGGACGCCCCGCGGACCTGGCCGGCGACCGGCGCTGA
- a CDS encoding sodium:solute symporter family protein, translating into MHWLDWVAVGGYFLVMLLIGVWSHRRVSDVSDYFTGGGKMPWWLTGISHHMSGYSAAVFVAYAAVAYDYGITVYVWAFLPLAVGTGVGAWLFAPRWNRLRRRFKVASPLEYLARRYNVPTQQALAWSGTLLKVFDVAAKWASVAILLEVFTGMSMTQGILLTGVVTLLYCTVGGLWADALTEFGQFVIQGVAALSMMWVVLDHLGGISGLGTLWHRLPEGHTDPLVGPYTAGFLTAYVVVKLFEYNGGMWNLAQRYMATDSPESARRSAGLSAALYLVWPAVLLLPAVAAPVLMPHISDPQQTYALMAQSYLPMGLVGLTLAGMFSHTMAMASSDANAISSVVTRDILPALVPGFRNAGNERTLLAARVVTVVFIAVSMVVAIESDHFGGVLGIVVGMVAAVMGPISIPMLLGLLPAFRRCGSRAALASWALGLAGYFFVKYGLDGASQTTVIVTPLVTSLVVYVALGLLLPEPNAEADAVVAALSGPESGSGEVAPQPVAEQV; encoded by the coding sequence ATGCATTGGCTCGACTGGGTCGCCGTCGGCGGCTACTTCCTGGTGATGCTGCTCATCGGCGTGTGGTCGCACCGGCGCGTCAGCGACGTCTCCGACTACTTCACCGGCGGCGGCAAGATGCCCTGGTGGCTGACCGGCATCTCGCACCACATGTCCGGCTACAGCGCGGCCGTGTTCGTCGCCTACGCGGCCGTCGCCTACGACTACGGCATCACCGTCTACGTCTGGGCGTTCCTGCCGCTGGCGGTGGGCACCGGCGTGGGCGCCTGGCTCTTCGCCCCCCGGTGGAACCGGCTGCGGCGGCGCTTCAAGGTGGCCTCCCCACTGGAGTACCTCGCGCGCCGCTACAACGTCCCCACCCAGCAGGCACTGGCCTGGAGCGGCACGCTGCTGAAGGTCTTCGACGTGGCCGCCAAGTGGGCTTCGGTGGCGATCCTCCTGGAGGTCTTCACCGGGATGTCGATGACCCAGGGCATTCTGCTGACCGGCGTCGTCACCCTTCTGTACTGCACGGTCGGTGGTCTGTGGGCGGACGCCCTGACGGAGTTCGGACAGTTCGTCATCCAGGGCGTGGCCGCGCTGTCGATGATGTGGGTGGTGCTCGACCACCTGGGCGGCATCTCGGGGCTGGGCACCCTGTGGCACCGGCTCCCTGAGGGCCACACCGACCCGCTGGTAGGGCCGTACACCGCCGGCTTCCTCACCGCGTACGTCGTGGTGAAGCTCTTCGAGTACAACGGCGGCATGTGGAATCTGGCGCAGCGGTACATGGCCACCGACTCCCCCGAGTCGGCCCGGCGTTCGGCCGGTCTTTCGGCCGCCTTGTACCTCGTCTGGCCCGCGGTGCTGCTGCTGCCCGCCGTCGCCGCGCCGGTGCTCATGCCCCACATCAGCGATCCTCAGCAGACCTACGCGTTGATGGCGCAGTCCTATCTGCCGATGGGGCTGGTCGGTCTGACGCTCGCCGGGATGTTCTCCCACACGATGGCCATGGCGTCCTCCGACGCCAACGCCATCTCGTCCGTGGTCACCCGCGACATCCTGCCCGCCCTCGTGCCCGGGTTCCGGAACGCGGGCAACGAACGGACCCTGCTGGCGGCGCGGGTGGTCACGGTCGTCTTCATCGCGGTCTCCATGGTCGTGGCCATCGAGTCCGACCACTTCGGCGGAGTCCTCGGGATCGTGGTCGGCATGGTCGCGGCCGTGATGGGACCGATCTCCATCCCGATGCTGCTGGGGCTGCTGCCGGCGTTCCGCCGCTGCGGTTCTCGGGCGGCCCTGGCGTCCTGGGCGCTCGGTCTCGCCGGGTACTTCTTCGTCAAGTACGGCCTGGACGGGGCTTCCCAGACGACGGTGATCGTCACCCCGCTGGTCACCTCGCTCGTCGTCTACGTCGCGCTCGGCCTCCTGCTGCCGGAGCCGAACGCGGAGGCCGACGCCGTGGTGGCGGCCCTCTCCGGTCCGGAGTCCGGCTCCGGAGAGGTCGCCCCGCAGCCGGTGGCGGAACAGGTCTGA
- a CDS encoding glucarate dehydratase family protein, protein MSDNLRITRIEITPVAFKDPALLNAVGVHEPYALRAVVEVHTDQGVSGLGETYADEGHLRRLRTAADAITGMDVHATGPMRRRIAVVIGSDSGSDGHGLTGMITTSSTVDRVFSPFEVACLDIRGRAVGRPVSDLLGGAVRDQVPFSAYLFYKWDAHPGHDPDGWGAALDPEGIVAQARRMVDEYGFTAIKLKGGVMPPEQEVEAVLALREAFPTTPLRLDPNAAWNVETSLKVARDLEGVLEYLEDPTPGQEGMARVAREASMPLATNMCVVAFDELHSSVRQDAVQVVLSDHHYWGGLERSKLLAGICDTFGMGLSMHSNSHLGISLAAMTHLASATENLSYACDTHWPWKDPAEDVVVPGALGFRAGSVAVPRIPGLGVELDRDALARLHEQYLRCGLRNRDDTGYMRRLDPSYESKSPRW, encoded by the coding sequence ATGAGCGACAACCTGCGGATCACCCGCATCGAGATAACCCCCGTGGCGTTCAAGGACCCGGCCCTCCTCAACGCGGTCGGCGTCCACGAGCCGTACGCGCTCCGCGCCGTCGTCGAGGTCCACACCGACCAGGGTGTGTCCGGGCTGGGCGAGACCTACGCCGACGAGGGGCACCTGCGCAGGCTGCGTACGGCGGCCGACGCGATCACCGGCATGGACGTCCACGCCACCGGTCCGATGCGCCGGCGCATCGCCGTGGTGATCGGCAGCGACTCCGGCAGCGACGGCCACGGCCTGACGGGCATGATCACCACCAGCAGCACGGTGGACCGGGTCTTCTCTCCCTTCGAGGTGGCCTGCCTGGACATCCGGGGCCGGGCCGTCGGCCGCCCGGTGAGCGATCTGCTCGGCGGTGCGGTACGCGACCAAGTGCCCTTCAGCGCCTACCTGTTCTACAAGTGGGACGCGCACCCGGGGCACGATCCGGACGGTTGGGGTGCCGCGCTGGATCCCGAGGGGATCGTGGCGCAGGCCCGGCGCATGGTGGACGAGTACGGCTTCACCGCCATCAAGCTCAAGGGTGGGGTCATGCCGCCGGAGCAGGAGGTCGAGGCGGTCCTGGCGCTGCGCGAGGCGTTCCCCACCACCCCGCTGCGGCTGGACCCCAACGCGGCCTGGAACGTGGAGACTTCGCTGAAGGTGGCGCGCGACCTGGAAGGCGTACTGGAGTACCTGGAGGACCCCACTCCGGGGCAGGAGGGCATGGCCCGGGTCGCCCGCGAGGCCTCGATGCCGCTGGCCACCAACATGTGCGTGGTCGCCTTCGACGAACTGCACTCCTCGGTACGCCAGGACGCGGTGCAGGTGGTGCTCTCCGACCACCACTACTGGGGCGGTCTGGAACGTTCGAAGCTGCTGGCCGGGATCTGCGACACCTTCGGCATGGGCCTGTCCATGCACTCCAACTCCCATCTCGGCATCAGCCTTGCCGCGATGACCCACCTGGCTTCCGCCACGGAGAACCTCTCCTACGCCTGCGACACCCACTGGCCGTGGAAGGACCCGGCGGAGGACGTCGTCGTCCCCGGGGCGCTCGGTTTCCGCGCCGGTTCCGTCGCCGTGCCGCGTATCCCGGGCCTGGGGGTGGAGCTGGACCGGGACGCGCTGGCCAGGCTGCACGAGCAGTACCTGCGCTGCGGTCTGCGCAACCGGGACGACACCGGCTACATGCGCCGGCTGGACCCGTCGTACGAGAGCAAGTCACCGCGCTGGTGA
- a CDS encoding 5-dehydro-4-deoxyglucarate dehydratase, whose translation MLEGVLFFPVTPFAPDDSVDTAKLAEHVRNGVHAGAGGVFVACGTGEFHALGVEEFASAVRTAVEATGGRVPVFAGAGGSLPLARQYARAAEEAGADGLLLMPPYLVAGEPAGLVAYVRQVVAAGSLPVIVYQRGTARFDVPSALEVARMPQVVGLKDGTGDLSLLSRIVTAVRADGECGGAEFQFFNGMPTAEGTVLAYRGIGVELYSSAVFCFAPEIAIAFHRAVTSGDEATAQRLLGGFFHPLIALREKVPGYSVALVKAAVRQGGLDVGGVRPPLTDPTPEHLAELERIVAQGRALVTGVGAGEVL comes from the coding sequence ATGCTAGAGGGCGTTCTGTTCTTTCCCGTGACTCCGTTCGCTCCGGACGATTCGGTGGATACCGCGAAGCTGGCGGAACACGTGCGAAACGGAGTCCACGCCGGGGCGGGCGGGGTGTTCGTCGCCTGCGGCACCGGGGAGTTCCACGCGCTCGGTGTGGAGGAGTTCGCCTCGGCGGTGCGGACGGCCGTGGAGGCGACGGGCGGTCGGGTTCCGGTCTTCGCCGGTGCGGGCGGTTCGCTGCCTCTTGCCCGGCAGTACGCGCGGGCCGCGGAGGAGGCCGGTGCCGACGGGCTGCTGCTGATGCCTCCGTACCTGGTGGCGGGAGAGCCGGCCGGACTGGTCGCCTATGTGCGCCAGGTGGTCGCGGCCGGCTCGCTGCCGGTGATCGTCTACCAGCGGGGCACCGCCCGGTTCGACGTTCCCTCGGCTCTCGAGGTGGCCCGGATGCCCCAGGTCGTGGGTCTCAAGGACGGCACCGGTGACCTCTCCCTGCTGTCCCGGATCGTGACCGCCGTCCGCGCGGACGGCGAGTGCGGCGGCGCGGAATTCCAGTTCTTCAACGGGATGCCCACCGCGGAGGGCACCGTGCTCGCCTACCGCGGCATCGGGGTCGAGCTGTACTCCTCCGCGGTGTTCTGCTTCGCCCCGGAGATCGCCATCGCCTTCCACCGGGCCGTCACCTCCGGGGACGAAGCCACTGCCCAGCGGCTCCTGGGCGGCTTCTTCCATCCTCTGATCGCCCTGCGCGAGAAGGTCCCCGGTTACTCGGTCGCCCTGGTCAAGGCGGCGGTCCGGCAAGGGGGCCTCGACGTCGGCGGCGTACGCCCGCCGCTGACCGATCCCACGCCCGAGCACCTCGCGGAACTGGAACGGATCGTCGCGCAGGGCCGCGCCCTGGTGACCGGCGTCGGTGCCGGGGAGGTGCTGTGA
- a CDS encoding CbtB domain-containing protein → MAYVAAPSTGVPAVAPISLKAIAPWAVFFGILMLVLLYFVGAEQGATSVISGEAVHEWVHDGRHLLGFPCH, encoded by the coding sequence ATGGCATACGTTGCCGCACCCTCGACCGGCGTACCTGCCGTCGCCCCCATATCGCTGAAGGCGATCGCCCCGTGGGCGGTCTTCTTCGGCATCCTCATGCTCGTCCTGCTGTACTTCGTCGGTGCCGAGCAGGGCGCCACCTCGGTCATCTCCGGCGAGGCCGTTCACGAGTGGGTCCACGACGGCCGTCACCTTCTCGGCTTCCCCTGCCACTAG
- a CDS encoding CbtA family protein, whose protein sequence is MNSISVRALLVRGMLAGLLAGVAALLVAYFLGESRVDASIALEEAHNHDHHGGEELVSRTMQATGGLATGVLVFGVAVGGIAALVFCYALGRIGNFGPRATAALVAGAALLTVYLVPFLKYPANPPAVGNPDTIGQRTGLFFLMVALSILLAVAAVVAGRRLAPRLGNWNATVAASAGYVLLIALAYVFLPSFDEVGADFPATLLWEFRLSTLAVQATLWVGFGLIFGALTERLLLPSRGQGAASREGAPRPAGAVV, encoded by the coding sequence ATGAATTCCATATCCGTTCGAGCGCTTCTGGTCCGCGGCATGCTCGCGGGCCTGCTCGCGGGCGTCGCGGCACTCCTCGTCGCCTACTTCCTCGGCGAATCCCGGGTGGACGCGTCCATCGCCCTGGAAGAGGCCCACAACCACGACCATCACGGCGGCGAGGAGTTGGTCAGCCGGACGATGCAGGCCACCGGCGGCCTCGCCACCGGTGTCCTCGTCTTCGGCGTCGCCGTCGGCGGCATCGCGGCACTCGTCTTCTGCTACGCCCTCGGCCGCATCGGGAACTTCGGCCCCCGAGCCACCGCGGCCCTGGTCGCGGGTGCGGCGCTGCTGACCGTGTACCTCGTACCGTTCCTGAAGTACCCGGCCAACCCGCCGGCCGTCGGCAACCCCGACACCATCGGGCAACGTACGGGGCTGTTCTTCCTCATGGTGGCGCTCAGCATCCTGCTCGCCGTCGCCGCCGTCGTCGCCGGGAGGAGGCTCGCACCGCGCCTCGGCAACTGGAACGCGACCGTCGCCGCGTCCGCCGGATACGTCCTGCTGATCGCGCTCGCGTACGTGTTCCTGCCGTCGTTCGACGAGGTGGGCGCGGACTTCCCGGCGACCCTGCTCTGGGAATTCCGGCTCTCCACCCTCGCGGTCCAGGCGACCCTCTGGGTGGGCTTCGGGCTGATCTTCGGTGCCCTCACCGAGCGCCTGCTGCTTCCCTCGCGAGGGCAGGGCGCGGCCTCCCGGGAAGGCGCTCCCCGGCCCGCCGGGGCGGTGGTCTGA
- a CDS encoding tetratricopeptide repeat protein: protein MDENYYEFGTAADRWNRARFFFDAKEYLTAARILGGLVDEVPEQVAPRLLLARAYYHSARLGKAEAELRIVLERDPVEDYARLLLGRTLERQGRHEEAGPHLRMAAALNGDFATG from the coding sequence ATGGACGAGAACTACTACGAGTTCGGCACGGCCGCCGACCGCTGGAACCGCGCGCGGTTCTTCTTCGACGCGAAGGAGTACCTCACCGCGGCGCGCATTCTCGGCGGACTCGTGGACGAAGTCCCCGAGCAGGTCGCCCCACGTCTGCTGCTCGCCCGCGCCTACTACCACTCGGCGCGGCTCGGGAAGGCCGAGGCGGAGCTGCGGATCGTCCTGGAGCGTGACCCGGTCGAGGACTACGCGCGGCTGCTGCTCGGACGCACGCTGGAGCGCCAGGGCCGGCACGAGGAGGCCGGGCCGCACCTGCGGATGGCCGCCGCCCTGAACGGCGACTTCGCCACCGGCTGA
- a CDS encoding pirin family protein codes for MSNLDRQATLSVCGGRGFVVAEPVRELLTPRHVRLGESTEVRRLLPNLGRRMIGAWAFVDHYGPDDIADEPGMQVPPHPHMGLQTVSWLHEGEVLHRDSLGSLRTVRPGELGLMTSGRAISHSEESPKSHARLLHGAQLWVALPEAHRHVEPHFQHHADLPTVTASGLTATVILGELDGAASQGTTYTPIVGADLALAAGTETRLPLDPDFEYAVLSMSGEAHVDGVPVLPGSMLYLGCGRSQLPLRADSDAGLMLLGGEPFAEEVVMWWNFIGRSGDEIAQARNDWEKGSRFGEVHGYDGARLPAPELPATPLKPRGRVR; via the coding sequence ATGAGCAACCTCGATCGCCAGGCCACGCTGTCCGTCTGCGGAGGGCGGGGCTTTGTCGTCGCCGAACCGGTACGTGAACTCCTCACCCCGCGCCACGTACGGCTCGGCGAGTCCACCGAAGTCCGCAGGCTGCTGCCCAACCTCGGCCGCCGCATGATCGGCGCCTGGGCCTTCGTCGACCACTACGGCCCCGACGACATCGCGGACGAGCCCGGCATGCAGGTGCCGCCCCACCCGCACATGGGGCTGCAGACCGTGAGCTGGCTGCACGAGGGCGAGGTGCTCCACCGCGACAGCCTCGGAAGCCTCCGGACCGTGCGCCCCGGGGAGCTCGGGCTGATGACGTCGGGCCGGGCCATCAGTCACTCCGAGGAGAGCCCGAAGAGCCACGCCCGGCTTCTGCACGGCGCCCAGCTGTGGGTGGCCCTTCCGGAGGCCCACCGCCACGTCGAACCCCACTTCCAGCACCACGCCGACCTGCCCACGGTGACGGCCTCCGGCCTCACCGCCACGGTGATCCTCGGCGAACTCGACGGAGCGGCCTCGCAGGGCACCACCTACACCCCGATCGTCGGCGCCGACCTCGCCCTCGCGGCGGGCACCGAGACCCGCCTGCCGCTCGACCCGGACTTCGAGTACGCCGTTCTGTCGATGTCGGGCGAGGCTCACGTCGACGGTGTGCCCGTACTCCCCGGATCAATGCTCTACCTCGGCTGCGGACGCAGCCAACTGCCCCTGCGCGCGGACTCGGACGCCGGACTCATGCTCCTCGGGGGCGAACCGTTCGCGGAGGAGGTCGTCATGTGGTGGAACTTCATCGGCCGCTCCGGCGACGAGATCGCGCAGGCGCGAAACGACTGGGAGAAAGGTTCGCGGTTCGGCGAGGTGCACGGCTACGACGGTGCCCGCCTGCCTGCCCCGGAACTGCCCGCCACACCGCTGAAGCCGCGCGGGCGAGTGCGCTGA